DNA from Pelotomaculum isophthalicicum JI:
CAAGCAAGTTATTATATCTGGTGTTGGAGTTATTACAGCTGCCAGAATCACGATGGCCAGTATTGCGTAACGGCGGTTTTTGGCTAAGAATCTGTATTTAATTAGCTCCATCTTGGCTAAGAAATAGCTTATTAAAGGAAACTCAAAAATAACACCAAATGGTAATAAAAAGCCAATAGTAAAAGAAATATACTTGTCGATGGTCAGCATCGGAGCCATTTCAGGTCCGGCGAATTGCAGCAAAAAAGTGACGCCTAAGCGGTATACGCCCCAAAACCCAAAAGCTACACCAGCGACAAAACTAATAAATGAAATTAAAACAAAGAGGGTAAAATATACCCTCTCATTTTTTTTGAGAGCGGGGATGATAAAACTCCAGACCTGCCATAAAATAACTGGCAAAGAGGCCAGAAAACCAATAAAAAAAGACATTTTTATCTTGACAAAAATAGCTTCAGTTACCCCGGTAAAATAAACTTTCTGTCCCACGTTAGTCAATGGTTCCAGCAATACCGACAGAAACCGGTCACAAAAAAAATAAGCGACCACAGCTAGTACAGTTGTGCTAATAATAGAAATAATTAAAACCCGACGTAATTCTTCCAAGTGTTCCAACATAGGCATTTCGTCGGTTTTTTTAGCCACTTTATTTTCCCCCGCTTATGTTACTGTTCTTAACTTTTCACCGCTTTAACAGCCTGTTGTCCTTCTTGTTCCGCCATTGCTTTGGCTGATCCCGCCTCATCCATGATCTCATTTGATGAACGTCTAAATTCTTTGATGGTTTTGCCCACAGCCTTGCCCAGTTCCGGTAGTTTACCGGGTCCAAAAATAATAAGAGTCACGGCTAAAACTAAAATTAACTCCGGTGCTCCAATGTGCGGCATTATTAATGACCTCCTTTCCATGTCTATATTGTGTATACGACATAAATAGCTGAAAATCCTGCTGGATAATATTATTTTTCATAGTCTCTCAAAGGTTTGCCGGTGGTTGATCGAGTTGTTTGTTGAAGTAGCCTTCACTGACAGCCAGCAAATCAAGACCAATTGTATTAATATCTTCCCAAAATAAATTAACCGGTTCTTCCCCTGCTTTTTTCTCGTCAATGGTTTTGATATAACCACGGCATTCTTCACATATATATAGCCTGTATTTGTCCATTCCTTCAACAGTAATGAATTGAGATTCGTTGCTGTTACAGAATGGGCAACCCAGACGCTGAAAACGCCATTTTATTTCACAAAATCCACAATACAAATATCGCCCGCCACTTTCTTTTTCAAGCAAAGCAAAATTAGGGCGACCTCCGCATACCGGGCAGTTTCCTTTATACCAATGTTCAAGGTCACATAAGGGCAACACCTTTTCCACGTACTGCCGCATAAATAATTTAACAGTATGATTGAGTAATAAACCGAATGTATCGGCTGGAAGGTCTTGTTGAAGATTTGCCAGCAGGTTAATCCCCGGGATAAACGCTTTTGCTACAAATGATTCTTGATCGGCAGGATCAACCGGCAGCGCGGACTCTATTTGAACGATCT
Protein-coding regions in this window:
- the tatC gene encoding twin-arginine translocase subunit TatC, giving the protein MAKKTDEMPMLEHLEELRRVLIISIISTTVLAVVAYFFCDRFLSVLLEPLTNVGQKVYFTGVTEAIFVKIKMSFFIGFLASLPVILWQVWSFIIPALKKNERVYFTLFVLISFISFVAGVAFGFWGVYRLGVTFLLQFAGPEMAPMLTIDKYISFTIGFLLPFGVIFEFPLISYFLAKMELIKYRFLAKNRRYAILAIVILAAVITPTPDIITCLIVSGPMYLLFELSAIIVRLVERGIARKKQRQQLAEII
- a CDS encoding twin-arginine translocase TatA/TatE family subunit; the encoded protein is MPHIGAPELILVLAVTLIIFGPGKLPELGKAVGKTIKEFRRSSNEIMDEAGSAKAMAEQEGQQAVKAVKS
- a CDS encoding formate dehydrogenase accessory protein FdhE, with product MENNFIQQMLVDFYRELDLISLPENAVTFTSASSESLNNLHKNTSPLINIYPPRVNTIVFFNILRQVAGLIKKTHPNTVSEIVQIESALPVDPADQESFVAKAFIPGINLLANLQQDLPADTFGLLLNHTVKLFMRQYVEKVLPLCDLEHWYKGNCPVCGGRPNFALLEKESGGRYLYCGFCEIKWRFQRLGCPFCNSNESQFITVEGMDKYRLYICEECRGYIKTIDEKKAGEEPVNLFWEDINTIGLDLLAVSEGYFNKQLDQPPANL